The Chiloscyllium plagiosum isolate BGI_BamShark_2017 chromosome 28, ASM401019v2, whole genome shotgun sequence genome includes a region encoding these proteins:
- the LOC122564105 gene encoding claudin-4-like: MASMGLQILGIALCVFGWLGAIITCVLPMWRVTAFIGNNIVVAQIIWEGLWMNCIVQSTGQMQCKVYDSLLALSQDLQASRALTVIAIVVGVLGILISIVGGKCTNCIENEVTKAKVTIVSGIVFILAGVLTLIPVSWSANTIIKDFYNPLVTDAQRRELGASLYIGWGTSGLLILGGALLCCSCPPKEDNTYSAKYSVARSTAPSKNYV, translated from the coding sequence ATGGCATCAATGGGACTCCAGATTCTGGGCATCGCCCTGTGTGTGTTCGGGTGGCTGGGAGCCATTATCACCTGCGTCCTTCCCATGTGGAGAGTGACCGCTTTCATTGGGAACAACATCGTGGTGGCGCAGATCATTTGGGAAGGGCTTTGGATGAACTGTATTGTTCAGAGCACCGGGCAGATGCAGTGTAAGGTGTACGACTCGCTGCTGGCCCTCTCACAAGACCTGCAGGCTTCCAGAGCTCTGACCGTCATTGCCATTGTGGTGGGAGTCCTGGGCATTCTGATCTCCATCGTGGGAGGCAAGTGCACCAACTGTATAGAAAACGAGGTAACGAAGGCTAAAGTTACCATTGTATCTGGAATCGTCTTCATCCTGGCCGGAGTGCTCACCCTGATCCCAGTGTCCTGGTCTGCAAACACCATCATCAAGGATTTCTACAACCCACTGGTGACGGACGCCCAGAGGAGGGAGCTTGGAGCCTCCTTGTACATCGGTTGGGGAACCTCGGGTCTGCTGATCCTCGGAGGGGCTCTGCTCTGCTGCTCCTGCCCTCCCAAAGAAGACAACACGTACTCGGCAAAATACTCTGTGGCCAGATCTACAGCTCCGAGCAAGAACTACGTGTAG